A genome region from Dolichospermum compactum NIES-806 includes the following:
- the gyrB gene encoding DNA topoisomerase (ATP-hydrolyzing) subunit B: MTSSYSADQIQVLEGLEAVRKRPGMYIGTTGPRGLHHLVYEVVDNSVDEALAGHCTHVEVDINADGSVTVTDDGRGIPTDIHPKTGKSALETVLTVLHAGGKFGGGGYKVSGGLHGVGISVVNALSEFVEVTVWRDHKVHTQRYERSFPVTELVAKPYKEDRTGTSITFKPDTQIFTTSIEFDYITLSGRLRELAYLNAGVRITFTDHRLEILKSDTPRIETYEYKGGIKEYIAYMNREKQPLHEEIIYVQGERNNVQVEVSLQWCTDAYTDNVLGFANNIRTIDGGTHLEGLKAVLTRTLNATARKRNKIKENESNLSGEHVREGLTAVISVKVPDPEFEGQTKTKLGNTEVRGIVDSFVGEVLTEYLDFHPAIADAILDKAIQAFKAAEAARHARELVRRKSVLESSPLPGKLADCSSRDPAESEIYIVEGDSAGGSAKQGRDRRTQAILPLRGKILNIEKTDDAKIYKNNEIQALITALGLGVKGEEFNPSQLRYHHVVLMTDADVDGAHIRTLLLTFFYRYQRALIEQGFIYIACPPLYKVERGKNYQYCYSERELQQHLGTLPSNANYTIQRFKGLGEMMPEQLWTTTMNPETRTLKRVEIEDAAEADRIFTILMGDRVAPRREFIETYGSKLNMTDLDI; this comes from the coding sequence ATGACGAGCAGTTACAGCGCCGATCAGATTCAAGTTCTGGAAGGTCTGGAAGCCGTCCGCAAACGACCAGGGATGTACATTGGTACTACAGGTCCGCGAGGACTCCACCATTTAGTTTACGAGGTAGTGGACAACTCTGTTGATGAAGCTTTGGCGGGTCACTGTACCCATGTTGAGGTGGATATTAATGCAGATGGTTCTGTTACCGTAACAGATGATGGTCGGGGTATTCCTACGGATATTCACCCAAAAACCGGGAAATCAGCGTTAGAAACAGTGTTAACTGTTCTTCATGCTGGTGGTAAGTTTGGTGGTGGTGGCTACAAAGTCTCCGGTGGTTTACACGGTGTTGGTATTTCTGTTGTTAACGCCCTCTCTGAGTTTGTAGAAGTTACGGTTTGGCGCGATCACAAGGTACATACCCAGCGATATGAACGGAGTTTCCCCGTTACGGAATTGGTAGCAAAGCCCTATAAAGAAGATAGAACTGGTACTTCTATTACCTTCAAGCCAGATACACAAATTTTTACCACCAGCATAGAATTCGATTACATTACTTTATCAGGAAGATTGCGCGAGTTAGCGTATTTAAATGCAGGTGTCAGGATTACTTTTACTGATCATCGTTTAGAAATCCTTAAAAGCGACACACCAAGAATCGAAACTTACGAGTACAAGGGTGGTATTAAGGAATATATCGCCTACATGAACCGTGAGAAGCAACCTCTCCACGAAGAAATTATCTATGTCCAAGGGGAACGTAATAATGTCCAGGTAGAAGTTTCTTTGCAGTGGTGTACTGATGCTTATACAGATAATGTTCTCGGTTTTGCTAATAATATTCGGACTATTGATGGTGGTACGCACTTAGAAGGTTTAAAAGCAGTTTTAACTCGAACATTAAATGCAACTGCCCGCAAACGCAATAAAATTAAAGAGAATGAATCTAACCTCAGTGGTGAACACGTCCGCGAAGGTTTAACTGCTGTAATTTCCGTGAAAGTCCCAGATCCTGAATTTGAGGGACAAACTAAAACTAAACTGGGAAATACAGAAGTTCGCGGGATTGTTGATTCTTTTGTCGGTGAGGTTCTAACTGAGTATCTGGACTTTCATCCCGCGATCGCTGATGCTATTTTAGATAAAGCTATTCAAGCATTTAAAGCTGCTGAAGCTGCTCGACACGCACGGGAATTAGTCCGTCGCAAATCAGTATTAGAATCTTCGCCTTTACCTGGTAAATTAGCAGATTGTAGTTCTCGTGATCCTGCTGAGTCTGAAATATACATCGTGGAAGGGGATTCCGCGGGTGGAAGCGCAAAGCAAGGACGCGATCGCCGCACCCAAGCAATTCTGCCGCTGCGTGGTAAAATTCTCAACATCGAAAAAACCGACGATGCCAAAATCTATAAAAATAACGAAATTCAAGCCTTAATTACAGCACTCGGTTTAGGTGTTAAAGGCGAAGAATTCAACCCCTCGCAATTACGATATCATCACGTAGTGTTAATGACCGATGCTGACGTAGATGGAGCCCACATCCGCACGTTGTTGTTAACTTTCTTCTATCGTTATCAACGGGCATTAATTGAACAAGGTTTCATCTATATCGCTTGTCCTCCCTTGTACAAAGTAGAACGGGGAAAAAATTATCAGTATTGTTATAGCGAACGGGAATTGCAACAACATCTAGGTACTCTTCCCAGCAATGCTAACTATACCATTCAACGTTTTAAAGGTCTGGGAGAAATGATGCCGGAACAACTTTGGACAACCACCATGAATCCAGAAACCCGTACCCTCAAACGAGTGGAAATTGAAGATGCAGCCGAAGCTGACCGAATTTTTACCATTCTGATGGGCGATCGCGTCGCACCCCGCCGGGAATTCATTGAAACCTATGGTTCTAAACTGAATATGACAGATTTAGATATTTAA
- the rpoD gene encoding RNA polymerase sigma factor RpoD, with the protein MNQANNVLDNIYQPDLEMINPPEIELQALLIEEDLLLTDDGEIDDFLEPQSDEDDAKSGKAAKSRRRTPIAKKKHYTEDSIRLYLQEIGRIRLLRADEEIELARKIAELLELERARERLCERLERDPRDSEWAAEVSLPLPTFRYRLHVGRRAKDKMVQSNLRLVVSIAKKYMNRGLSFQDLIQEGSLGLIRAAEKFDHEKGYKFSTYATWWIRQAITRAIADQSRTIRLPVHLYETISRIKKTTKLLSQEMGRKPTEEEIATRMEMTIEKLRFIAKSAQLPISLETPIGKEEDSRLGDFIESDGETPEDQVSKNLLREDLEKVLDSLSPRERDVLRLRYGLDDGRMKTLEEIGQIFNVTRERIRQIEAKALRKLRHPNRNSVLKEYIR; encoded by the coding sequence ATGAACCAGGCTAACAACGTACTCGATAATATTTATCAGCCTGACCTAGAAATGATAAATCCGCCTGAGATCGAATTACAAGCACTCTTAATAGAAGAGGACTTATTGCTGACTGATGACGGCGAAATTGATGATTTTTTAGAGCCTCAGTCTGATGAGGACGACGCAAAGTCTGGAAAAGCCGCTAAATCGCGTCGTCGGACACCAATTGCCAAGAAAAAGCACTATACAGAAGATTCAATTCGTCTGTACCTGCAAGAAATTGGACGGATTCGTTTGTTACGCGCAGACGAAGAAATTGAACTAGCGCGGAAAATCGCTGAGTTACTGGAATTAGAACGGGCGCGCGAAAGGCTTTGTGAACGCCTAGAACGCGATCCTAGAGACAGCGAATGGGCGGCAGAAGTATCATTACCATTACCAACCTTTCGTTACCGTCTGCACGTTGGACGTAGAGCGAAAGACAAGATGGTACAGTCGAACTTGAGACTTGTAGTTTCCATTGCCAAAAAATACATGAATCGGGGCTTGTCCTTCCAAGACTTGATTCAAGAGGGTAGTTTGGGTTTGATTCGTGCGGCTGAAAAGTTTGATCACGAAAAAGGCTATAAGTTTTCTACCTACGCTACATGGTGGATACGTCAAGCAATTACAAGAGCGATCGCTGATCAGTCCCGCACTATCCGTTTACCGGTTCATCTCTACGAAACCATTTCGCGGATTAAGAAAACCACCAAACTCCTGTCTCAAGAAATGGGACGCAAACCCACAGAAGAAGAAATTGCGACTCGGATGGAAATGACCATCGAGAAACTGCGGTTTATTGCCAAATCAGCCCAGTTGCCAATTTCCTTAGAAACACCTATCGGTAAAGAAGAAGATTCTCGTTTAGGCGATTTTATTGAATCTGATGGTGAAACTCCAGAAGATCAAGTTTCTAAGAACTTGCTGCGGGAAGACCTAGAAAAAGTCCTAGATAGTCTCAGTCCCCGTGAAAGAGACGTTCTCCGACTCCGCTATGGTTTGGATGATGGCCGCATGAAAACCCTAGAAGAAATCGGTCAGATTTTCAACGTTACCCGCGAACGCATTCGCCAAATCGAAGCTAAAGCACTCCGTAAATTACGCCATCCCAATCGGAATAGTGTATTGAAAGAGTATATTCGTTAA
- a CDS encoding tetratricopeptide repeat protein gives MKLPLLIKYPIFGIINFLLLSVNIQPVFSSSYPTLILAQNTNSKAATEALNQGLQAIQSGKIEDAITAFREAIKLDPKLAAAHYNLGLALRQSGKLQPAADAFYQATQAEPQFALAFANLGGALLEGNNLELAKDYLNQALKLNPNLGFAHYNMGLVKKQEKNWSSAIASFEKARTMSQNAPEPAYHLGVCYLQKGKFEQAKAAFKQAIIINPKYAEAHYDLGSILFNQGKLNEGLAAFRKSAAANPNYANAYYGAGLVFMQLKQYKEAVQVFQYAKDLYNIQGNLQWVKNSQQLLQQAQKSKN, from the coding sequence ATGAAATTACCATTATTAATTAAATATCCTATTTTTGGGATAATCAATTTTTTATTATTAAGTGTTAATATTCAACCCGTATTTTCCAGTTCTTACCCTACTCTAATACTGGCACAAAACACCAATAGCAAAGCAGCTACAGAGGCTTTAAATCAAGGATTACAAGCGATTCAGTCGGGAAAAATAGAAGATGCAATTACAGCTTTTCGTGAAGCTATTAAACTAGATCCTAAATTAGCAGCAGCGCACTATAACTTAGGTTTAGCACTACGACAATCAGGAAAGTTACAACCTGCGGCAGATGCTTTTTATCAAGCTACTCAAGCTGAACCTCAATTTGCATTAGCTTTTGCAAATTTAGGTGGGGCGCTATTAGAAGGAAATAATTTAGAATTGGCGAAAGACTATTTAAATCAGGCTTTGAAGTTAAATCCAAATCTGGGTTTTGCCCATTATAACATGGGGTTAGTTAAGAAACAGGAGAAAAATTGGTCAAGTGCGATCGCTTCTTTTGAAAAAGCCAGAACAATGAGTCAAAATGCGCCCGAACCTGCCTATCATTTAGGTGTATGTTATTTACAAAAAGGAAAATTTGAACAAGCCAAGGCAGCTTTTAAACAAGCAATTATAATCAATCCTAAATATGCAGAAGCACACTATGATCTGGGTTCAATTTTGTTTAATCAAGGAAAATTAAATGAAGGTTTAGCAGCTTTCAGAAAATCGGCCGCAGCTAATCCTAATTACGCTAATGCCTATTATGGTGCAGGATTAGTTTTCATGCAGTTAAAACAGTACAAGGAAGCTGTGCAAGTCTTCCAATATGCTAAAGATTTATATAATATTCAAGGTAATTTACAGTGGGTGAAAAATTCCCAGCAGTTATTACAACAAGCACAAAAATCCAAAAATTAG
- a CDS encoding PIN domain-containing protein — protein sequence MNGRVFIDTNILVYIYDPLDTAKQEQAITVVDRLIRSGKAVISTQVIGEFFMATTRTRRSLLTPAEALMRMRNYLAICHIVNMTKLISLETIRGVETHNFSFWDAQIWATARLNQIEEIYSEDFPSGATVEGVKFTNPFKRNVG from the coding sequence ATGAACGGTAGAGTTTTTATTGATACGAACATTCTTGTGTACATCTACGATCCATTAGATACCGCAAAACAGGAACAAGCGATCACAGTTGTTGATAGGTTAATTCGTTCTGGAAAGGCAGTAATTAGTACCCAGGTGATAGGGGAGTTTTTTATGGCTACAACCCGGACAAGAAGATCACTTTTAACTCCCGCTGAGGCACTGATGCGAATGCGTAACTACTTAGCCATTTGCCATATTGTTAATATGACAAAATTAATCTCCCTAGAAACTATTCGTGGTGTAGAAACCCATAACTTTAGTTTTTGGGACGCGCAAATTTGGGCAACAGCAAGACTTAATCAAATTGAAGAAATTTACAGTGAAGATTTTCCATCAGGTGCAACTGTTGAGGGTGTAAAGTTTACAAATCCTTTTAAGCGGAATGTGGGATAA
- a CDS encoding ribbon-helix-helix domain-containing protein, whose protein sequence is MSTKIRKQIYIQPRQEHLLKEIAQQTGISEAEIIRQAIDLHLSEITVPQTDILLWEAEREFIAQIKTRPVQAGGRDWKREDLYER, encoded by the coding sequence GTGTCAACTAAAATTCGCAAACAGATTTATATCCAACCACGTCAAGAACATCTACTCAAAGAGATTGCACAACAAACAGGTATAAGTGAAGCCGAGATTATTCGTCAAGCCATTGACCTTCATCTTAGTGAAATAACTGTCCCCCAAACTGATATCTTACTGTGGGAAGCCGAAAGGGAATTTATTGCACAAATCAAAACTCGACCTGTTCAAGCTGGAGGTAGGGACTGGAAGCGGGAAGACCTTTATGAACGGTAG
- a CDS encoding DUF3146 family protein: MSAKRLPETTAHVRVTRQSWQQGFLEGEVSAGNFQWHFQWHFRRGELSVKPSQGRALIKEPLGRFLEQQDYQLEPGGDYDFTIRAEL, from the coding sequence GTGAGTGCTAAACGTCTGCCAGAAACTACTGCTCATGTGAGAGTTACCCGCCAATCTTGGCAACAAGGCTTTCTTGAAGGTGAAGTTAGCGCCGGTAATTTTCAATGGCATTTCCAATGGCATTTCCGTCGGGGAGAACTTTCTGTAAAGCCTTCCCAGGGTCGTGCTTTAATCAAAGAACCTCTAGGACGCTTTTTGGAACAACAGGACTATCAGTTAGAACCTGGGGGGGATTATGATTTTACAATTCGGGCTGAATTGTAA
- a CDS encoding pre-16S rRNA-processing nuclease YqgF codes for MTNTQPAILGFDPGRDKCGIAVMGLDRQLFYHQVVLADEAIANIETQLQKFPVSLMVMGDQTTAKKWKQQLNQELSKPTNIILVDERYSTLQARDRYWQMYPPQGITKLLPKGLRQPPRPIDDIVAILLIERYLNRLTNN; via the coding sequence ATGACTAATACACAACCTGCAATTTTAGGATTTGATCCCGGTCGTGATAAATGTGGGATTGCGGTGATGGGATTGGATAGACAACTATTTTATCATCAAGTTGTTTTGGCAGATGAGGCGATCGCTAATATTGAAACACAACTGCAAAAATTCCCTGTATCCTTAATGGTGATGGGAGATCAAACAACGGCTAAAAAGTGGAAACAGCAACTTAATCAAGAATTAAGTAAACCCACCAATATCATTTTAGTTGATGAACGTTATTCCACTTTACAAGCACGCGATCGCTATTGGCAGATGTATCCACCCCAAGGCATCACTAAACTATTACCCAAGGGTTTGCGTCAACCTCCCCGTCCAATAGATGACATTGTGGCCATTCTCCTGATTGAACGATATCTTAACCGACTAACTAACAACTAA
- a CDS encoding DUF3084 domain-containing protein, whose protein sequence is MATGYILIAAILILGGVIATVGDRIGTRVGKARLSLFNLRPKKTAVIVTIFTGGLISASTLAILFAADEGLRKGVFELEDIQRDLGNKREQLKIAEAQKSQVEGELNKAREEKSQAQEELQKINKSLQAANTKQKTTQAQLNRTLNQQAKTQARLNETQIRLGGIAIMYQQARSELQTLYNQRQTLQTAVEELKAERKRLYAEAKQAIDEAKTVIEKRDRKIAKLDKLIQNRNLEIKQREEVIITRESRLKELEKQQQFLEQEVARLEKYYQSYRDLRLGKLALVKGQVIAAGLITVDKPDAAQQAIIQILQEANRNANIQLTEPGGTPENKEILRITKDKVEQLIAQIKDGREYVVRIFSAGNYVRGEKQIEFFADAARNQLVFSSGEVLATTTADLKNMTSEQMRQRLDLLISASQFRARNAGIVESVQIEGTFLRFISQLQQTEQEVEIKAVAAENTYTVGPLRVKLVAILNGQILFST, encoded by the coding sequence ATGGCCACCGGGTACATCCTTATTGCAGCAATTCTTATTTTGGGAGGCGTAATTGCCACCGTGGGCGATCGCATCGGCACACGAGTTGGCAAAGCCCGTCTCTCACTCTTCAATTTACGTCCGAAAAAAACTGCTGTAATTGTGACTATTTTTACAGGCGGTCTGATTTCTGCATCAACTTTAGCAATTCTTTTTGCGGCTGATGAGGGATTGCGAAAGGGCGTATTTGAATTAGAAGATATTCAAAGAGATTTGGGGAACAAACGAGAACAACTAAAAATCGCAGAAGCGCAAAAAAGCCAGGTAGAAGGTGAGTTAAACAAAGCTAGAGAAGAAAAAAGTCAAGCACAAGAAGAATTACAGAAAATTAATAAGTCATTACAGGCAGCAAATACTAAACAAAAGACCACACAAGCTCAACTCAATCGCACTCTTAATCAGCAAGCTAAAACCCAAGCCCGACTTAATGAAACTCAAATCCGTCTTGGGGGAATTGCCATCATGTATCAACAGGCAAGAAGTGAATTACAAACTCTTTATAATCAGCGACAAACATTACAAACGGCAGTAGAAGAGTTAAAGGCGGAACGGAAAAGATTATACGCTGAAGCCAAACAGGCTATTGATGAAGCGAAGACGGTGATTGAAAAACGCGATCGCAAAATTGCTAAATTAGATAAACTTATTCAAAATCGTAACCTCGAAATTAAACAACGAGAAGAAGTTATTATAACTAGAGAATCTCGCTTGAAAGAATTAGAGAAACAACAACAATTTTTAGAGCAGGAAGTAGCCAGACTAGAAAAATATTATCAGTCCTACCGTGACCTCCGCTTGGGTAAACTAGCCTTAGTGAAGGGTCAAGTAATAGCGGCAGGGTTAATTACTGTGGACAAGCCTGATGCAGCACAGCAGGCAATTATCCAAATTCTTCAGGAAGCTAACCGCAATGCTAATATTCAATTAACCGAACCTGGTGGTACACCAGAGAATAAGGAAATACTCCGTATTACCAAAGATAAAGTTGAACAGTTAATCGCACAAATTAAAGATGGTCGAGAATATGTAGTGCGAATTTTCTCCGCAGGTAATTATGTCAGAGGCGAAAAGCAAATAGAATTTTTTGCAGATGCAGCGAGAAATCAACTCGTATTTTCATCAGGGGAAGTGCTGGCTACTACTACAGCGGATTTAAAAAATATGACATCTGAACAAATGCGTCAACGCTTAGATTTACTAATTTCCGCTTCCCAATTTCGCGCCCGCAATGCGGGAATTGTCGAAAGTGTCCAAATAGAAGGGACTTTTCTGCGTTTTATTAGCCAATTACAGCAGACGGAACAAGAAGTAGAAATCAAAGCTGTAGCCGCAGAAAACACCTATACTGTAGGTCCGCTGAGAGTCAAGTTAGTAGCCATCTTAAATGGACAAATTCTTTTTAGTACCTGA
- the ntcA gene encoding global nitrogen regulator NtcA, translating to MIVTQDKALANVFRQMATGAFPPVVETFERNKTIFFPGDPAERVYFLLKGAVKLSRVYEAGEEITVALLRENSVFGVLSLLTGNKSDRFYHAVAFTTVELLSAPIEQVEQALKENPELSMLMLRGLSSRILQTEMMIETLAHRDMGSRLISFLLILCRDFGVPCADGITIDLKLSHQAIAEAIGSTRVTVTRLLGDLREKKMISIHKKKITVHKPVALSKQFT from the coding sequence ATGATAGTGACACAAGATAAAGCCCTAGCAAATGTTTTTCGTCAAATGGCGACCGGGGCTTTTCCTCCGGTTGTGGAAACATTTGAGCGGAATAAGACGATCTTTTTTCCGGGAGATCCTGCTGAACGAGTTTATTTTCTTCTCAAGGGTGCTGTAAAACTGTCAAGGGTGTATGAGGCAGGAGAAGAAATAACGGTGGCTCTGCTACGAGAAAATAGCGTCTTTGGTGTGCTGTCGTTGCTGACAGGCAATAAGTCTGATCGATTTTATCATGCAGTGGCATTTACTACTGTAGAATTACTTTCAGCCCCGATTGAACAAGTTGAACAGGCACTGAAGGAAAACCCAGAGTTATCAATGTTAATGCTGCGAGGTCTTTCTTCGCGGATTCTACAGACGGAGATGATGATTGAAACTCTTGCTCACCGCGATATGGGTTCAAGGTTAATTAGTTTCTTGTTGATTCTTTGTCGAGATTTTGGCGTTCCTTGCGCTGATGGTATTACCATTGATCTGAAGTTATCTCATCAGGCGATCGCTGAGGCAATTGGCTCTACTCGCGTTACAGTCACTAGACTGCTGGGAGATTTACGCGAGAAGAAAATGATTTCCATTCATAAAAAGAAGATTACTGTGCATAAACCTGTTGCTTTAAGTAAGCAATTTACGTAA
- the fabI gene encoding enoyl-ACP reductase FabI: MLNLSGKNALVTGIANNRSIAWGIAQQLHKAGANLGITYLPDDKGKMEKKVSELVEPLTPSLFLPCNVENDEQIQSTFETIRQEWGKIDILVHCLAFAKKEDLTGGFSQTSRSGFNTALEVSTYSLVQLSGAAKPLMTEGGSIITLTYLGAVRAIPNYNVMGVAKAGLEASVRYLAAELGPDNIRVNGISAGPIRTLASSAVGGILDMIHHVEQLAPLRRTVTQLEVGNTAAFLCSDLASGITGQILYVDAGYEIMGM, encoded by the coding sequence ATGCTCAATCTATCAGGAAAAAATGCCCTAGTTACAGGTATTGCCAATAACCGTTCTATCGCTTGGGGAATTGCCCAACAACTACACAAAGCTGGGGCTAATTTGGGCATTACCTACTTGCCAGATGACAAGGGTAAAATGGAAAAAAAAGTTTCTGAATTGGTAGAACCGCTCACTCCTAGCCTATTTTTGCCCTGCAATGTTGAAAATGACGAGCAAATTCAATCTACTTTTGAAACCATCCGGCAAGAATGGGGGAAAATAGATATTCTAGTGCATTGTTTGGCCTTTGCAAAAAAAGAAGATTTGACCGGAGGTTTTAGTCAAACTTCTCGTTCTGGTTTCAATACAGCGTTAGAAGTTAGCACTTATTCACTTGTACAGTTAAGCGGTGCAGCCAAACCTTTGATGACTGAAGGTGGAAGTATTATTACTCTTACATATTTGGGAGCAGTTCGCGCAATTCCTAACTATAATGTCATGGGTGTTGCTAAAGCTGGTTTAGAAGCCAGTGTCCGGTATTTGGCAGCAGAACTGGGTCCCGACAATATTCGCGTTAATGGTATTTCTGCTGGACCAATTCGCACCTTAGCATCTTCAGCAGTTGGTGGTATCTTAGATATGATTCATCATGTTGAACAATTAGCCCCTCTCCGTCGCACCGTTACTCAATTAGAAGTAGGTAATACAGCAGCTTTCTTATGCAGTGATTTAGCAAGCGGTATTACTGGACAAATCCTGTATGTAGATGCGGGATATGAAATTATGGGAATGTAA
- the hisB gene encoding imidazoleglycerol-phosphate dehydratase HisB has product MTNYQTPRIASVHRTTGETNVHVTINLDGTGICKVSTGISFLDHMLHQIASHGLFDLDIQAKGDWEIDDHHTNEDVGITLGQALFQALGSKKGIVRFGNFLAPLDEALVQVALDFSGRPHLSYGLEIPTQRVGTYDTQLVREFFVALVNHSQMTLHIRQLDGINSHHVIEATFKAFARAMRIAVEIDSRRAETIPSSKGVL; this is encoded by the coding sequence ATGACTAATTATCAAACGCCTCGGATAGCTTCAGTTCACCGCACTACTGGTGAAACAAATGTTCACGTTACTATCAATCTTGATGGGACAGGAATATGTAAAGTCTCGACAGGTATTTCCTTTTTAGATCATATGCTCCATCAAATTGCCTCTCATGGGCTTTTTGATTTGGATATTCAAGCTAAAGGTGATTGGGAAATTGATGATCACCACACTAACGAAGATGTGGGGATTACTTTAGGACAGGCTTTATTCCAAGCTTTGGGTAGTAAAAAGGGAATCGTCCGGTTTGGGAATTTTCTTGCGCCTTTAGATGAAGCTTTGGTACAAGTTGCTTTAGACTTTTCTGGTAGACCTCATCTCAGTTATGGTTTAGAAATTCCTACTCAACGGGTGGGAACTTATGATACCCAGTTAGTGCGAGAGTTTTTTGTGGCATTGGTGAATCATAGCCAAATGACCCTACATATTCGCCAATTGGATGGAATTAATTCCCATCATGTTATTGAAGCCACATTCAAAGCTTTTGCTAGAGCCATGCGAATAGCGGTAGAAATTGATTCCCGGCGAGCAGAAACAATTCCCAGTTCTAAAGGGGTGTTATAA
- a CDS encoding ABC transporter ATP-binding protein encodes MNSVVDNPDSQQNPLDKQPVVLTSELRKVYRTGFWLNQKVVSLKNCSLQVYPGETFGLLGPNGAGKTTLLKLLLGIIRPTSGRGLLLGKPIGDRSVKQYIGYLPENSYLYEYLSGWEFLQLTAGLFQIPQKLQLQRIPQLLELVGLSQADARKKQMRRYSKEMLQRVGIAQALINDPDLVFLDEPMSGLDPLGRYQMREIILALKASGKTIFFNSHVLSEVEQICDRVAILAQGELICCGSLNELLGNQNTYHVKGQGGDGEILKKWIGNLEFGADGSWQGILQEDYYDFLSSLRLMGGKVITMNLSRQSLEEFFIHQIQIRNHPLN; translated from the coding sequence ATGAATTCTGTTGTAGACAACCCCGATTCTCAACAAAATCCCCTAGACAAACAACCTGTAGTCCTGACTTCTGAATTGCGAAAAGTCTATCGCACGGGGTTTTGGCTCAATCAAAAGGTTGTATCGCTCAAAAACTGTTCTTTACAGGTGTACCCAGGAGAAACCTTTGGTTTGTTGGGTCCTAATGGTGCGGGTAAAACCACGTTGTTAAAATTATTGTTGGGAATTATCCGCCCTACGTCTGGCAGGGGATTATTGTTAGGTAAACCTATAGGCGATCGCTCTGTCAAGCAGTATATTGGCTACCTACCAGAAAATTCCTATTTATACGAATATCTGAGCGGTTGGGAATTTTTGCAATTAACAGCGGGTTTATTTCAAATTCCCCAAAAGTTACAACTTCAACGTATTCCCCAATTATTGGAGTTAGTCGGATTATCCCAAGCCGATGCTCGCAAAAAGCAAATGCGGCGCTATTCCAAGGAGATGCTTCAGCGTGTGGGTATAGCTCAGGCATTAATCAATGATCCAGATTTAGTTTTTTTGGATGAACCTATGTCTGGACTTGATCCTCTGGGACGTTACCAAATGCGAGAAATTATTCTGGCTTTGAAAGCATCTGGTAAAACCATATTTTTTAATAGTCATGTGTTGAGTGAAGTAGAACAAATTTGCGATCGCGTGGCTATTCTTGCTCAAGGAGAATTAATCTGCTGCGGTTCTCTCAATGAACTTTTAGGTAATCAAAACACCTATCATGTTAAAGGTCAAGGCGGAGACGGGGAAATCTTGAAAAAATGGATAGGTAATTTAGAATTTGGGGCTGATGGTTCTTGGCAGGGTATACTTCAAGAAGATTATTATGATTTTCTGTCTAGTTTGAGATTAATGGGGGGAAAAGTTATCACTATGAATCTGTCACGTCAATCTCTAGAAGAGTTTTTTATCCATCAAATTCAAATCCGAAATCATCCCCTTAATTAG